The following proteins are encoded in a genomic region of Bosea beijingensis:
- the rpoN gene encoding RNA polymerase factor sigma-54, whose translation MAMMPRMELRQGQSLVMTPQLLQAIKLLQLSHLELQNFVEGELERNPLLERDEASEPPARSDDANSLHAADAESFAKAESLHTQEGMEGRLGTGLDNVFQNEQPTAARSDSAGADSLPIVGGAYGATGGSFDGDPEGFESGLTAEASLHDHLVAQLDLAVIEPAERIIGRHIIDAVDDSGYLGEPLAEIAERLGVAIDRVLTVLRVVQGFDPSGVAARDVAECLAIQLRDRDRFDPAMQALVANLHLVAKRDFAALKRLCSVDDEDIADMVGEIRRLDPKPGRAFGGSAAETVVPDVFIRAAPDGSWLIDLNPDTLPRLLVNQTYHARVSRAARNDVDKAFIAECLQTANWLTRSLEQRARTILKVASEIVRQQDGFFAHGVEHLRPLNLKAVADAIGMHESTVSRVTSNKYLTCSRGVFEMKYFFSAAIAATGYGEAHSAEAVRFRIKQMIDDERPSAVLSDDAIVTRLKEGGIDIARRTVAKYRESLRIPSSMERRREKVAMAAADR comes from the coding sequence ATGGCGATGATGCCGCGCATGGAGCTGCGCCAGGGACAATCCCTGGTAATGACGCCGCAGTTGCTGCAGGCGATCAAGCTCCTGCAGCTTTCGCATCTCGAGCTCCAGAATTTCGTCGAGGGCGAGCTCGAGCGCAATCCGCTGCTGGAGCGCGACGAGGCCAGCGAGCCGCCGGCCCGCTCCGATGACGCCAACAGCCTTCATGCCGCCGATGCCGAGAGCTTCGCCAAGGCGGAGAGCCTGCATACGCAGGAGGGCATGGAAGGCCGGCTCGGCACCGGCCTCGACAATGTCTTCCAGAACGAGCAGCCGACCGCTGCGCGCAGCGACAGCGCCGGAGCCGACAGTCTGCCGATCGTCGGAGGCGCCTATGGCGCGACGGGCGGCTCCTTCGACGGCGATCCAGAGGGATTTGAAAGCGGCCTGACTGCGGAAGCCTCGCTGCATGATCACCTGGTCGCGCAGCTCGACCTCGCCGTCATCGAACCGGCTGAGCGCATCATCGGCCGCCACATCATCGATGCCGTCGACGACAGCGGCTATCTCGGTGAACCTCTCGCGGAGATCGCCGAGCGTCTCGGCGTCGCCATCGACAGGGTCCTGACGGTCCTGCGCGTCGTCCAGGGCTTCGACCCCTCAGGCGTCGCGGCCCGCGACGTCGCCGAATGCCTCGCCATCCAGTTGCGCGACCGCGACCGCTTCGATCCGGCCATGCAGGCGCTGGTGGCGAATCTCCACCTCGTCGCCAAGCGCGACTTCGCTGCCTTGAAGCGCCTCTGCAGCGTCGATGACGAGGATATCGCCGATATGGTCGGCGAGATCCGCCGTCTCGACCCCAAGCCAGGCCGCGCCTTCGGCGGCTCGGCCGCCGAGACCGTGGTGCCGGATGTCTTCATCCGCGCCGCGCCTGATGGTTCCTGGCTGATCGACCTCAACCCCGACACCTTGCCGCGCCTGCTCGTCAACCAGACCTATCACGCGCGCGTTTCCAGGGCCGCCCGCAACGACGTGGACAAAGCCTTCATCGCCGAATGCCTGCAGACGGCTAACTGGCTGACCCGCTCGCTGGAGCAGCGCGCCCGGACGATCCTGAAGGTCGCGAGCGAGATCGTGCGCCAGCAGGACGGGTTCTTCGCCCATGGCGTCGAGCATCTGCGCCCGCTCAATCTCAAGGCCGTGGCCGACGCGATCGGCATGCACGAATCGACCGTCTCGCGCGTCACGTCGAACAAATACCTGACCTGCTCGCGCGGGGTCTTCGAAATGAAATATTTTTTCTCGGCCGCCATCGCCGCGACCGGTTATGGCGAGGCGCACTCGGCGGAAGCCGTGCGCTTCCGGATCAAGCAGATGATCGACGACGAGAGGCCGTCCGCGGTGCTCTCGGACGATGCCATCGTCACCCGTCTGAAGGAGGGCGGTATCGACATCGCCCGGCGCACCGTGGCGAAATATCGCGAATCCCTCAGAATTCCGTCGTCGATGGAGCGCAGGCGCGAGAAAGTCGCGATGGCGGCCGCGGATCGCTGA
- the hpf gene encoding ribosome hibernation-promoting factor, HPF/YfiA family, with product MSLRISGKNLDVGEALRGQAEERVAAAVSKYYEGGYQGHVTVDKDGSAFRTDGVLHLSSGITLEASATAHDAYASLDKMAERIEKRLRRYKRRLKDRSASNGREAGIEIPSYVIAAPDDDIEDFDGASTGDNPVIVAESTKSLHVRTVSDAVAELDLTGAPVVVFRHAGNGRMNIVYRRGDGNIGWIDPPASLS from the coding sequence ATGAGCTTGCGAATCTCCGGCAAGAATCTCGACGTCGGCGAGGCCCTGCGTGGCCAGGCTGAAGAGCGGGTCGCTGCGGCGGTCAGCAAATATTACGAGGGTGGCTATCAGGGCCACGTCACGGTCGACAAGGATGGCTCTGCCTTCCGGACCGATGGCGTCCTGCACCTCTCCTCCGGGATCACGCTGGAAGCCTCCGCCACCGCCCACGACGCCTATGCCAGCCTCGACAAGATGGCTGAGCGCATCGAAAAGCGGCTGCGACGCTACAAGCGCCGGCTGAAGGACCGTTCGGCGAGCAATGGCCGCGAAGCCGGGATCGAAATCCCCAGCTATGTGATCGCGGCCCCCGATGACGATATCGAGGATTTCGACGGTGCTTCGACCGGCGACAACCCGGTGATCGTCGCGGAATCGACCAAATCCCTGCATGTCAGGACAGTGAGCGATGCCGTTGCGGAGCTCGATCTGACCGGCGCGCCGGTCGTCGTCTTCCGGCACGCTGGCAATGGCCGCATGAACATCGTATATCGCCGCGGCGACGGCAATATCGGCTGGATCGACCCGCCGGCATCGCTGTCCTGA
- the ptsN gene encoding PTS IIA-like nitrogen regulatory protein PtsN — protein MTLTDLLSPAAVISPLRANGKKQALQELAQHAATLTGLPDRELFEALLQRERLGSTGIGEGIAIPHGRMPGIERLVGLFARTEKPIDFDALDGQPVDIIFVLIAPEGAGADHLKALARVARVLRNQSVLEQVRKVRDPSAIYAILAESAAQAA, from the coding sequence ATGACGCTGACCGATCTTCTGAGCCCCGCCGCGGTGATTTCGCCGCTGCGGGCCAACGGCAAGAAGCAGGCTCTGCAGGAGCTTGCCCAGCATGCCGCCACGCTGACGGGCCTGCCGGACCGGGAGCTGTTCGAAGCCTTGCTTCAGCGCGAGCGCCTCGGCTCCACCGGCATCGGCGAGGGCATCGCGATCCCGCATGGTCGGATGCCCGGAATAGAGCGCCTCGTCGGGCTCTTCGCGCGCACCGAGAAGCCGATCGATTTCGACGCGCTCGATGGTCAGCCGGTCGACATCATCTTCGTGCTGATCGCGCCTGAGGGCGCCGGCGCCGACCATCTCAAGGCGCTCGCCCGCGTCGCCCGCGTGCTGCGCAACCAATCCGTTCTGGAACAGGTCCGCAAGGTCCGCGATCCCTCGGCGATCTACGCAATCCTCGCCGAATCGGCCGCGCAGGCCGCCTAG
- a CDS encoding fumarate hydratase, translated as MAYTHVDLFPLGEDTTPYRKLGSDGVSVEKIGDREVLSISREAIRQLSEQAFIDINHLLRPGHLAQLGKILDDPEATSNDKFVAYDLLKNANIAAGGVLPMCQDTGTAIIMGKKGRKVWTDGEDEAALGEGVADAYFKRNLRYSQLAPLSMFEEKNTATNLPAQIDIYAEGEDAYKFLFVCKGGGSANKTFLYQATPSLLTKDRMMAFLKEKILTLGTAACPPYHLAIVIGGTSAEQNLKTVKLASTKYLDALPTKGSPSGHAFRDIEMEEEVHRMTQALGVGAQFGGKYFCHDVRVIRLPRHGASLPIGLGVSCSADRQAKGKITRDGIFLEALETDPSKYLPDVDEAALGGSVVKIDLNQPMSEILATLSKHPVKTRLSLTGTIVVARDLAHAKIRERLERGEGMPDYFKNHPVYYAGPAKTPEGFASGSFGPTTAGRMDSFVDQFQSFGGSMVMLAKGNRSAAVREACKAHGGFYLGSIGGPAARLAQDCIRKVEVLEYPELGMEAVWRIEVEDFPAFIVIDDKGNDFFKELNLG; from the coding sequence ATGGCCTATACGCATGTCGATCTCTTCCCGCTCGGCGAGGATACGACGCCCTATCGCAAGCTTGGCAGCGATGGCGTCAGCGTCGAGAAGATCGGCGACCGCGAGGTCCTGAGCATCTCGCGCGAGGCGATCCGCCAGCTCTCCGAACAGGCCTTCATCGACATCAACCATTTGCTGCGCCCCGGCCATCTCGCCCAGCTCGGCAAGATCCTCGACGACCCCGAGGCGACCTCGAACGACAAGTTCGTCGCCTATGACCTGCTGAAGAACGCCAATATCGCTGCCGGCGGCGTGCTGCCGATGTGCCAGGACACCGGCACCGCCATCATCATGGGCAAGAAGGGCCGCAAGGTCTGGACCGATGGCGAGGACGAGGCCGCGCTGGGCGAGGGCGTCGCGGACGCCTATTTCAAGCGCAATCTGCGCTATTCGCAGCTCGCGCCGCTCTCGATGTTCGAGGAGAAGAACACGGCGACCAACCTGCCGGCGCAGATCGACATCTATGCCGAGGGGGAGGACGCCTACAAATTCCTCTTCGTCTGCAAGGGCGGCGGCTCGGCCAACAAGACCTTCCTCTACCAGGCGACGCCCTCGCTTCTCACCAAGGACCGTATGATGGCGTTCCTGAAGGAGAAGATCCTGACGCTCGGCACCGCCGCCTGCCCGCCCTATCATCTCGCCATCGTCATCGGCGGCACCTCGGCCGAGCAGAACCTCAAGACGGTGAAGCTCGCCTCGACCAAATATCTCGACGCGCTGCCGACGAAGGGTTCGCCCTCCGGCCATGCCTTCCGCGATATCGAGATGGAGGAAGAGGTCCACAGGATGACGCAGGCGCTCGGCGTCGGCGCGCAGTTCGGCGGCAAGTATTTCTGCCACGACGTCCGCGTCATCCGCCTGCCGCGCCATGGCGCCTCGCTGCCGATCGGGCTCGGCGTCTCCTGCTCGGCCGATCGCCAGGCCAAGGGCAAGATCACCAGGGACGGCATCTTCCTGGAGGCGCTGGAGACCGATCCGTCCAAGTACCTGCCGGATGTCGATGAAGCCGCGCTCGGCGGCTCGGTCGTCAAGATCGACCTCAACCAGCCGATGAGCGAGATCCTCGCGACGCTGTCCAAGCATCCGGTCAAAACCCGGCTGTCGCTGACCGGCACGATCGTCGTCGCCCGCGACCTCGCCCATGCCAAGATCCGCGAGCGGCTGGAGCGCGGCGAGGGCATGCCCGACTATTTCAAGAACCACCCGGTCTACTACGCCGGCCCGGCCAAGACGCCTGAAGGCTTCGCCTCGGGCTCATTCGGCCCGACGACCGCCGGCCGCATGGATTCCTTCGTCGACCAGTTCCAGTCCTTCGGCGGCTCGATGGTGATGCTGGCCAAGGGCAATCGCTCTGCGGCGGTGCGCGAGGCCTGCAAGGCCCATGGCGGCTTCTATCTCGGCTCGATCGGCGGGCCGGCGGCGCGGCTCGCGCAGGATTGCATCCGCAAGGTCGAAGTCCTGGAATATCCCGAGCTCGGCATGGAAGCGGTCTGGCGGATCGAGGTCGAGGATTTCCCGGCCTTCATCGTCATCGACGACAAGGGCAACGACTTCTTCAAGGAGTTGAACCTCGGATGA
- a CDS encoding MBL fold metallo-hydrolase, translating to MTDQQPPLQIAIVPVTPFQQNCAIVWEPKSNEAAIVDPGGDVPQILGALKQLGVTPVAIWLTHGHLDHAGGATELAETLSIPIIGPHEGDKPLLDALPEQGLRFDILGMKAVVPTRWLKEGDTVSLGDLTFAVAHVPGHSPGHVTFFQKELRFLLAGDTVFAGSIGRTDFPYGDHEALISGIKTKLLPLGDDVQFLPGHGPASTLGEERQNNPFLQG from the coding sequence ATGACCGACCAGCAGCCGCCGCTTCAGATCGCCATCGTGCCGGTGACGCCGTTCCAGCAGAATTGCGCGATCGTCTGGGAGCCGAAGTCGAACGAGGCCGCGATCGTCGACCCCGGCGGCGACGTCCCGCAGATCCTGGGCGCGTTGAAGCAGCTCGGCGTAACGCCGGTCGCGATCTGGCTGACCCATGGCCATCTCGACCATGCTGGCGGCGCCACCGAGCTGGCCGAGACGCTTTCGATCCCGATCATCGGGCCGCATGAGGGCGACAAGCCCCTGCTCGACGCCTTGCCGGAACAGGGCTTGCGCTTCGACATCCTCGGCATGAAGGCGGTCGTGCCGACGCGCTGGCTCAAGGAGGGCGATACGGTCTCGCTCGGCGACCTGACCTTCGCGGTCGCGCATGTGCCCGGCCATTCGCCGGGCCATGTCACCTTCTTCCAGAAGGAGCTGCGCTTCCTGCTGGCGGGCGACACCGTCTTCGCCGGCTCGATCGGCCGCACCGATTTCCCCTATGGCGACCACGAGGCGCTGATCTCGGGGATCAAGACCAAGCTCCTGCCGCTCGGCGACGACGTCCAGTTCCTGCCCGGCCACGGCCCGGCGAGCACGCTGGGCGAGGAGCGGCAGAACAATCCGTTCCTGCAGGGGTGA
- a CDS encoding GNAT family N-acetyltransferase — MSATPAIAIEHASPRDAGKIASLYLASRAAALPWLRRVHGDDEVRDWITHVRLATGETWVAREAGRILGFLCLDGEDLDQLYLLPGEFRRGIGSSLLAKAKERSPERLHLFTFQRNTAARAFYERHGFRLVDLNDGERNEEGEPDALYEWRQSFSDGAL, encoded by the coding sequence ATGAGCGCGACGCCTGCCATCGCGATCGAGCACGCCTCTCCCCGGGATGCCGGGAAGATCGCCTCGCTCTATCTGGCGTCGCGCGCGGCGGCCCTGCCCTGGCTGCGCCGCGTCCATGGCGACGATGAGGTCAGGGACTGGATCACGCATGTCAGGCTCGCTACCGGCGAGACCTGGGTCGCGCGGGAGGCCGGGCGCATCCTCGGCTTCCTCTGCCTCGACGGCGAGGATCTCGACCAGCTCTACCTGCTGCCGGGCGAGTTCCGGCGCGGCATCGGCTCATCGCTCCTCGCGAAGGCGAAAGAGCGCAGCCCGGAGCGGCTCCACCTGTTCACCTTCCAGCGGAACACAGCCGCGCGGGCCTTCTACGAGCGCCACGGCTTCCGCCTCGTCGATCTCAACGACGGCGAGCGCAATGAAGAGGGTGAGCCCGACGCGCTCTACGAGTGGCGCCAATCTTTTTCGGACGGGGCCTTGTAA
- a CDS encoding DUF1993 domain-containing protein, whose product MTLTVKAAALSGFVQTLKALDAILDKAVAQAETRKIQPEVLLSARLAPDMLAFTRQIQLCCDFAKNAVARLSGGENPRFPDEEKSFPELKERIAKTLAFVAAADGATLDAGLAREVTFPRGPSATVTMTGEAYLTRFAIPNFYFHATTAYDILRQNGFQIGKQDFLLGVFDA is encoded by the coding sequence ATGACGCTCACAGTCAAGGCCGCCGCCCTTTCCGGCTTCGTGCAGACGCTCAAGGCGCTCGACGCCATTCTCGACAAGGCCGTGGCACAGGCCGAGACCCGCAAGATCCAGCCGGAGGTGCTGCTCTCGGCCCGGCTGGCGCCGGACATGCTGGCCTTCACCCGCCAGATCCAGCTCTGCTGCGACTTCGCCAAGAACGCGGTCGCGCGTCTCTCCGGTGGCGAGAACCCGCGCTTCCCCGACGAGGAGAAGAGCTTCCCGGAACTGAAGGAGCGCATTGCCAAGACGCTGGCCTTCGTCGCTGCGGCCGATGGCGCAACGCTCGATGCCGGGCTCGCCCGCGAGGTCACCTTCCCGCGCGGCCCCTCGGCGACCGTGACGATGACCGGCGAGGCCTATCTCACCCGCTTCGCCATCCCGAACTTCTATTTCCACGCCACGACGGCCTACGACATCCTGCGCCAGAACGGCTTCCAGATCGGCAAGCAGGACTTCCTGCTCGGCGTCTTCGACGCCTGA
- the efp gene encoding elongation factor P, with the protein MVKVIASSVRKGNVLDLDGHLCTVISAESFFPGKGTPTTQIDMRRISDGTKMTQRYKTTEQVERAYVEDRDFTYLYQDGEQYVFMNPETYDQIPVDKDVIGDAAPYLQENMKVSLSVFEDKAVAIELPQRVTLEVVETEPVTKGQTASSSYKPAILSNGVRSAVPPHVGVGTRVVVMTADGSYVERAKD; encoded by the coding sequence GTGGTCAAGGTCATCGCCTCTTCCGTCCGCAAGGGCAACGTCCTGGATCTGGACGGACATCTCTGCACCGTCATCTCGGCCGAGAGCTTCTTCCCCGGCAAGGGCACCCCGACGACGCAGATCGACATGCGCCGCATCTCCGACGGCACCAAGATGACGCAGCGCTACAAGACGACCGAGCAGGTCGAGCGCGCCTATGTCGAGGACCGCGACTTCACCTATCTCTACCAGGACGGCGAGCAGTACGTCTTCATGAACCCGGAGACCTACGACCAGATCCCGGTCGACAAGGACGTGATCGGCGACGCCGCTCCCTATCTCCAGGAGAACATGAAGGTCTCGCTCTCGGTCTTCGAGGACAAGGCCGTCGCGATCGAACTGCCGCAGCGCGTGACGCTCGAAGTCGTCGAGACCGAGCCGGTGACCAAGGGCCAGACGGCCTCCTCCTCCTACAAGCCCGCGATCCTGTCGAACGGCGTGCGCAGCGCCGTTCCGCCGCATGTCGGCGTCGGCACCCGCGTCGTCGTGATGACCGCCGACGGCTCCTATGTCGAGCGCGCGAAGGATTGA
- the epmA gene encoding EF-P lysine aminoacylase EpmA → MSSSPTPFWRPDVHADRRPALLARGRIKAALRRWFEVRDFTEVEAAILQRSPGNETHLHGFGTTLIDNAAELHPYYLHTSPEFAAKKLLAAGETRIFDFARVFRNRERTALHHPEFTMLEWYRAGEDYDALMQDCAALMAEAARAAGAAALRWRDIEADPFAEPERLTLQEAFKRHAGIDLLRTVTADQELDRGGLAADAIEAGIRVAEDDTWSDIFSRVLSERIEPYLGRGRATILCEYPISEAALARPKPGDPRVAERFELYACGVELANAFGELTDPAEQRRRFEADMDEKERIYGERYPVDEDFLEALALMPAASGIALGFDRLVMLCVGARRIEDVLWTPVAEPGRGGA, encoded by the coding sequence ATGAGTTCGTCCCCGACGCCGTTCTGGCGGCCCGATGTTCATGCCGACCGCCGCCCGGCCCTGCTGGCGCGGGGGCGGATCAAGGCTGCGCTACGGCGCTGGTTCGAGGTCCGTGACTTCACCGAGGTCGAGGCGGCGATCCTGCAACGCTCGCCCGGCAACGAGACGCATCTGCACGGCTTCGGCACGACGCTGATCGACAACGCCGCCGAGCTGCACCCCTATTACCTGCACACCTCGCCGGAGTTCGCAGCCAAGAAGCTGCTGGCGGCCGGCGAGACCCGCATCTTCGATTTCGCCCGCGTCTTCCGCAATCGCGAGCGCACCGCCCTGCACCATCCCGAATTCACGATGCTGGAATGGTATCGCGCCGGCGAGGACTATGACGCGCTGATGCAGGATTGCGCGGCGCTGATGGCTGAAGCCGCGCGCGCCGCCGGTGCCGCCGCGCTGCGCTGGCGCGATATCGAGGCCGATCCCTTTGCCGAGCCCGAGCGCCTGACCTTGCAGGAGGCCTTCAAGCGTCATGCCGGGATCGACCTGCTGCGGACGGTGACAGCCGATCAAGAGCTCGATCGCGGTGGTTTGGCCGCGGACGCGATCGAGGCCGGCATCCGGGTTGCCGAGGACGACACGTGGTCCGACATCTTCAGCCGCGTGCTCTCCGAGCGCATCGAGCCGTATCTCGGCCGTGGCCGCGCCACGATCCTCTGCGAATACCCGATCAGCGAGGCTGCGCTCGCAAGGCCGAAGCCCGGCGATCCGCGCGTGGCCGAACGCTTCGAGCTTTATGCGTGCGGCGTCGAGCTTGCCAATGCCTTCGGCGAACTCACCGATCCGGCCGAGCAGCGCCGCCGTTTCGAGGCCGACATGGACGAGAAGGAGCGCATCTATGGCGAGCGCTATCCTGTCGACGAGGATTTCCTGGAGGCGCTGGCGCTGATGCCGGCAGCGTCCGGCATCGCGCTCGGCTTCGACCGGCTCGTCATGCTCTGCGTGGGTGCGCGCCGGATCGAGGATGTGCTCTGGACGCCGGTCGCGGAACCGGGCAGGGGAGGGGCATGA
- a CDS encoding lysine-2,3-aminomutase-like protein produces the protein MTVHQPPGGQPLRSIDALVEAGLAAPARREALKKVAERYAVSVTPAVAGLIDPADPADPIARQFIPDAAELTTLPQELADPIGDDAHSPVEGVVHRYPDRALLKLVHACPVYCRFCFRREMVGPGGDALTGARLDAALAYLASHPEIWEVIMTGGDPFILSARRVREVAKRLASIPHIKVARWHTRVPVVDPGRITPDYARALRIPGKASYIAIHANHPREFTEDARTAIATLADAGHVLLSQSVLLKGVNADVETLGALMRTFVENRIKPYYLHHPDLAPGTAHFRLTLEEGQALVKSLRGNLSGLCQPTYILDIPGGAGKIPVGPAFLSGCETPGGEAVAEDRHGGQHRYPPA, from the coding sequence ATGACCGTTCACCAGCCCCCCGGCGGCCAGCCTTTGCGCAGCATCGACGCACTCGTCGAGGCCGGCCTGGCCGCGCCTGCGCGTCGCGAAGCGCTGAAGAAGGTGGCGGAGCGCTATGCCGTCTCGGTGACGCCAGCCGTCGCAGGTTTGATCGATCCGGCTGACCCGGCCGATCCGATCGCGCGCCAGTTCATTCCCGATGCGGCCGAGCTCACGACGCTGCCGCAGGAACTTGCCGACCCGATCGGCGACGATGCCCATTCGCCGGTCGAGGGGGTGGTCCATCGCTATCCCGACCGCGCACTGCTCAAGCTCGTCCATGCCTGCCCGGTCTATTGCCGCTTCTGCTTCCGGCGCGAGATGGTCGGTCCCGGCGGAGACGCGCTGACCGGCGCCAGGCTCGACGCAGCGCTCGCCTATCTGGCCTCCCATCCCGAGATCTGGGAGGTGATCATGACGGGCGGTGATCCCTTCATCCTCTCCGCGCGCCGGGTGCGCGAGGTGGCGAAGCGCCTGGCCAGCATCCCGCACATCAAGGTCGCGCGCTGGCATACCCGCGTGCCTGTGGTCGACCCCGGCCGGATCACGCCGGATTATGCGCGGGCGCTGCGCATCCCCGGCAAGGCGAGCTATATCGCCATCCACGCCAACCATCCGCGCGAATTCACCGAGGACGCGCGCACGGCGATCGCGACGCTGGCCGATGCCGGCCATGTCCTGCTCAGCCAGTCGGTCCTGCTCAAGGGCGTGAACGCCGATGTCGAGACGCTCGGCGCCCTGATGCGTACCTTCGTCGAGAACCGCATCAAGCCCTATTACCTGCACCACCCCGATCTCGCGCCCGGCACCGCGCATTTCCGCCTGACGCTGGAAGAGGGGCAGGCGCTGGTCAAAAGCCTGCGCGGCAACCTTTCCGGGCTGTGCCAGCCGACCTATATCCTCGACATCCCCGGCGGTGCCGGCAAGATTCCGGTCGGCCCCGCCTTCCTCTCCGGTTGCGAGACGCCGGGCGGGGAAGCGGTCGCCGAAGACCGTCATGGCGGGCAGCATCGCTACCCGCCGGCCTGA
- a CDS encoding DsbA family oxidoreductase: protein MQDKLPLAIVSDIACPWCFIGKARLETALERYGLGDRFAITWLPYELNPEMPAEGMDRTQYLESKFGPGKRKEIEVRLSEAALESGVTFNWAKVTRSVNTRMAHMLVAAASTVQRGGDMTAALFKAYWQDGRDIGDLETLIQIAVEQGFDEQAARDELANDELRETVIGLEDHARKVGVTGVPFFIVDGKLAVSGAQPPEVWGQVFQQVFAAQAPQEPQF, encoded by the coding sequence ATGCAGGACAAGCTGCCGCTCGCGATCGTCTCCGACATCGCCTGCCCCTGGTGCTTCATCGGCAAGGCCCGGCTGGAGACGGCGCTGGAGCGCTATGGCCTGGGCGACCGCTTCGCCATCACCTGGCTGCCCTATGAGCTGAACCCGGAGATGCCGGCGGAGGGCATGGATCGCACGCAGTATCTCGAAAGCAAGTTCGGCCCCGGCAAGCGCAAGGAGATCGAGGTCCGGCTGTCGGAAGCGGCGCTGGAGAGCGGCGTGACCTTCAACTGGGCGAAGGTGACGCGCAGCGTCAACACCCGTATGGCCCATATGCTGGTCGCGGCGGCCTCGACCGTGCAGCGCGGCGGCGACATGACGGCGGCCCTGTTCAAGGCCTATTGGCAGGACGGGCGCGATATCGGCGATCTCGAAACCCTGATCCAGATCGCGGTGGAGCAGGGTTTTGACGAGCAGGCCGCGCGCGACGAGCTCGCAAATGACGAATTGCGCGAGACGGTGATCGGGCTGGAGGACCACGCCCGAAAGGTCGGCGTCACCGGCGTGCCCTTCTTCATCGTCGACGGCAAGCTCGCCGTTTCGGGCGCACAGCCGCCGGAGGTCTGGGGGCAGGTCTTCCAGCAGGTCTTCGCCGCGCAGGCTCCGCAGGAGCCGCAGTTCTGA
- a CDS encoding sulfite exporter TauE/SafE family protein, with protein MSLAALIGFLLLTGMAAYVQTLTGFAFGLIAMGGVGLTGLLSLPDAAMLISALTLVNATQMLLKGWRDVDWRKFGLVLVASWPFVFIGFHLLEWLAASRADLLRLVLGFVIIVSSLQLARKPDPLKQPSGAPSYLFFGSIAGLMSGMFSTGGPPLVYHFYRQPMPLIVVRETLVTIFALNALFRTGLVIATDQIPAPSTLSGLFAIPAVMLGTHLARRYPPPLTQAVMRQIVFLLLFLSGVSLGAPAVAHLLKGAF; from the coding sequence ATGTCCCTGGCCGCCCTGATCGGCTTTCTGCTGCTGACCGGCATGGCAGCCTATGTGCAGACGCTGACCGGCTTCGCCTTCGGCCTGATCGCGATGGGCGGCGTTGGCCTGACCGGGCTGCTCTCGCTGCCGGATGCGGCGATGCTCATCAGCGCACTCACCCTCGTCAACGCGACGCAGATGCTGCTCAAGGGCTGGCGCGATGTCGACTGGCGCAAGTTCGGGCTGGTCCTGGTCGCGAGCTGGCCCTTCGTCTTCATCGGCTTCCACCTGCTGGAATGGCTTGCCGCCAGCCGGGCCGATCTGCTGCGGCTGGTGCTCGGCTTCGTGATCATCGTCTCCAGCCTGCAGTTGGCGCGGAAGCCCGATCCGCTCAAACAACCGTCAGGCGCGCCCAGCTACCTGTTCTTCGGCAGCATCGCGGGATTGATGAGCGGAATGTTCTCAACTGGCGGCCCGCCGCTCGTCTATCATTTCTACCGCCAACCCATGCCGCTCATCGTGGTCAGGGAAACGCTGGTGACGATCTTCGCGCTGAACGCCCTGTTCCGCACGGGGCTGGTCATCGCCACCGACCAGATCCCTGCGCCATCCACTCTATCAGGCCTTTTCGCCATTCCGGCGGTGATGCTGGGGACGCATCTGGCGCGGCGCTATCCGCCGCCGCTCACGCAGGCGGTGATGCGCCAGATCGTGTTCCTGCTGCTGTTCCTGTCCGGCGTTTCGCTGGGCGCGCCGGCCGTCGCCCATCTGCTGAAAGGCGCGTTCTGA